CCGTTGAAGCAGGGGTCCTCGCCGCTCTTGGGGATCTCCGCGTTCTGCGTCGCCAACAGCGCCGTGATTCCGGTGTCGGTGACCTCGATGCTCTGCGCCTTGATGTCCATCGGATAGTTCTCCGTCAGCCCGGCGGTGAACGCGTTCAACGCGGGCTGCACGGCTTCGCGGGGGAGCGTGAACCCCAGCCCGGTCAGCTGCTGCACCTGCAGCGTGATCCCGCCGTTGGCGACCTCGGGCTTGGCCGTGATGCTGCCCAGCGCACCCTCCAGCTCGATGGTGCCATCTGACGGGTTGGTGCTCACCCCGGTCAGGAAGCTGCCGAACAGCGGAATCGCGTCCTGGACCGTCTGGGTGATGCCCTCCGACGCCCAGGTGACGTTCACGGCCATCGAGCCGATGCTGCCGCTGGAGTTCGCGGAGTCCTCCAGGCGGACGTCCTTGATGTCGATGCCGACCTTCATACCCTTGGCGTTACGGATCTGATTGCCGGCGGTCTCGATGTCGATGTTCGTGTAGTGGCCGGTCATGTGCTGCAGCAGGAACGGCGGCATCGC
Above is a window of Mycolicibacterium baixiangningiae DNA encoding:
- a CDS encoding LmeA family phospholipid-binding protein, which codes for MTDPWARPASQPPVPPPPPFSQGGPPSAPGPGGEPPKERGSVLAKLKDVFSDPLSIVLAVVIVVALIAAGLLGGELYARNRADDVVSRVVSCIVEDQATASFGAMPPFLLQHMTGHYTNIDIETAGNQIRNAKGMKVGIDIKDVRLEDSANSSGSIGSMAVNVTWASEGITQTVQDAIPLFGSFLTGVSTNPSDGTIELEGALGSITAKPEVANGGITLQVQQLTGLGFTLPREAVQPALNAFTAGLTENYPMDIKAQSIEVTDTGITALLATQNAEIPKSGEDPCFNGL